The genome window TCGTGAAGTCCAGGATCCCGTAGACAGTGAGTGAATAGGTGCCGGCGTTCGTGAGCGTGACGATGCCGACGTCGGGCCCCGATCCACACTGATCGACGGCCGCGAAGACCTGGTCGAACACCTGCCCGCCTTGCGGGTTGACCAGGCGCCAACGCAGGAATGGGTTGCAGCCGAACCCGGTCATTTCGTCGAAGTAGACAGTCTGACCGGCGGTTGCGGTGAAGGTGTAGGTGTCGGTGGCTCCGGGGGATTCGATGTTGCCGGCGCCGGCGGCGGGAAACCCGTTGGTCACGGTTTGGCCGAGGTTGAGCGCGAACTGCTGGGGAACGATGGGCACGATTTGGAAGGCATACGGCGTGATGAAGTCCTGAACGCCGTAGACAGTGAGCGAATACGAGCCGGCGTTCGTGAGCGTGACGATGCCGACGTCGGGCCCCGATCCGCACTGATCGACGGCCGCGAAGACCTGGTCGAACACCTGCCCGCCTTGCGGGTTGATCAGGCGCCAACGCAGGAATGGGCTGCAGCCGACCCCGGTCATTTCGTCGAAGTAAACTTTCTGACCAGCGCTCGCGGTGAAGGTATAGACATCCGTCGCGCCGGGGGTTTCGATGTTTCCAGCGCCCGGAGAGGGAAATCCGTTGGTCACTGTCTGGCCGAGGTTTAGGGAGAACTGTTGGGGGGTGGCGAGATGAACCTGAAACGAATAGGTGTCGGTCACCCCTGTGAGCGCGCTGACTTGGATGCGGTAGGTACCAGACTTCGCGAGCGTGTGGATTCCAGCGTCCGGACCCGAACCGCATTGGTCGAGCGAGGCGAAGGTTTGGTTGAAGAGTTGAACCCCATCCGGATCCGTTAAGCGCCACTTCAGCTTCGCATCGCAGCCGGCACCGCTACGCTCGTCGAAGTAAAGCCGCTGGCCCGCAGTACCTGTGAATGTGTAGGTGTCGGTGTCCCCCGGGTTCTCGATGCGACCTGCGCCCGTCGCGGGTATGCCGTCCGCAACGACTTGGTTGAGGCCGATCGTGAATGCCTGGTCTGCCGACTGCATCTGCATGGCGCAGGCGAGCAGGATCACCAGCGCCAAGATCCAAGTTCGCTTGGGACGGGGTCCGAGATGGGACCGGCACGAGGGCGGCGTGGCTGAATGAGGAACGCATGACTGCTGCGAGCCGTCGACTCCCGTAACGCAAGGATGAGGCGAGAACATAAACGTGATTGCTATCTTATACCCTATCGATTTTTCCTGCCGCGAACAAGGCTAATCCCGCCAGCGGTTGGTCGCCGATCTCGCTTTTGGTTCATGCTTTCGTCGCGCTTTGGTCATACTCCCGCCGCTGGGAGCGATGATTTTGCCCTGTCCCAATCGGGGACACACTCCGTACACGAGGCTGCCTTCCAAACGTTACAGGCGATGGCGGAAGATATGGAGTGCGGTAGACCTCTACCGCTTTGCCTTTCCCAGCGGAGCTGGGATCCCCCTCCGGGGGGTGCTAAAGCTGTAGAGGGCTCCAGCACTCCATAGTTCGGGCGGGCTCCTACACTCGGGGTTGTTGGGGACGTCAGGATTCGTCCGGCATGCGCTGCTAGGGAGCCAATAGGGACTGGCCCCATGCTTCCCACGGGCCTGGATTGGTGATTTCCCTGAGTTCAGCCTTAAGTTTGAGCAGTTCCTCAGCACTGGATCGGCGGGAAGCCAATCCCGAAAGCGAATCCGCCACCGTCATAAACCAAGCAGGTGCCGGCCCTTGGAATTCAGGTAGCGGGTAGAGCAGCACAGGATTTCCAGGCGCCAGTACAGCGATGGAACGGGGGCTTAGCCAAGCGATAAAGGAGTTGGCCGGTGAAGCGTGGGGGAGAGGTTCGTCCAACGGTAAGCCGCTGGTTGTCTCCCAGATCCGAGCGGAACCGTCGGCCGATGTGGTTAGGAACTGATCCCCCGCGGGCGAGAACAGCGCTTTAAAGACCGTTTTCCGGTGGCCTTTTGCTACGGAGAGCACGTGTCCTGTCGTGAGGTCCCAGACGCGAGCCCGTTCGTCGTCCGAAGCAGTCAACAGCCGCGTCCCGTCCGGGCTAAAATCCACGGACATCACGGCACCGTCGTGTGCCAGTCTCGACCCGAGAGGACGGCCCGACTCCGTCTCATACACTTGAGCGTAACCTCGGAAGGATGCGATGGCGAACCGTTGTCCATCCGGACTGAAGCGCACATCAAAGACGGGAACGTCATCGTGCGGGAGACGATGAATCACGTTCGTCGTTCCTGATTCCAGTAGATAGACGAGGCCATTGCCGCAGGCCACCGCTATTTTTGACAAACGGGGGTGGTAACGGATGGCATGCACGTCGTGGCGTCCGTAGGTTTGGGGAGCCCCCTGGCTCAGATCCAACGAAACCAGCGTGGGATTCGTGCCGAGGGCTGACCATTGATAAAACATTCCGGAATGGGTTCCACCAGCGAGGCGAGTGCCGTCTGGGCTAAACGCGAGTGTTTGGATGCCGTTGGTATCGACGGTTCGTTCCCACGACAGACGCAAGGAATCTCCGTGGAGTAAGCTGAATCGCCCCCTGCTCCCGCCCGCCGCGACCCAGTTTCCATGAGGGGCGATGGCCAGTGACAACGATGAGCCGTTGAGGGAGGCGGAGGCCCTCTCTCGATCAGGCGGTTGGATCCAGCGGAGGAGGCGACCTTCGGCCACCAGGATCCAGGGCTCCTGGGGATGGCTGGCAAACCGCACGACATTGCTCCCGATACGCGAGGGCAGCGTGTTGGTTTGAGGCGAGTTCCAAACGGTTGCGTCTCCCCGGCTCGTCGGAATCAGCGCCTTTCCAGATTTGAGCGAGAACGACGGCAGTTCCAGCGGCCAGGGATGGCGGATGGGGTCGCCGCACGGCCCGAGTGTTTCCACGTTGATCCAAGTGAAGCGCGTGTGGTCCTCAACCAATCCCAGGTAGTGCCCGTCTGAGTTAAACCCCGGTGACACGGCGTTCGTCCAGGCCTTGAGTCGATCACCTCGGGTCGTCTCAATCAGGTGAACGTCTGAACCGGCTGACAGGATCACGTAGTTGGTAGCCGAGCTGGCGTGACCCAAGCTGCTATTGGTGAAGAAGGCCAGAGGACGTCCGGACGGCCATTCCCACATCCCGGTGATTTTCTCAATGTTTCGACGGGAAGGACGAGGGAGGGAGGCAGGACGAGTGAACGTTGCCAGCACACGTGGGGGCGAGAGCAGGATGGCAACCGCGCGCACTGGGCTGTCTCCCGTATTTAGCTGGAGGCTAAGTTCCATGGATCGAGTGTCCCACGTTCGAACCGAGCCCCGGGCATCGCCGATCGCGAGAATGTTTCCATCGAGCGACAGCGATAGTGAGGTCAGGTTGGTGGGAGCGGAAAAGCGGCGTAGGGAGTGGTGCTCTTTGACGGCCAGGTTCTCTAGCTGCGCCGTGAGAACGTTAGACCCTTCCCCCCAAAAGAACAGGGGTTGGGTGGGGTGCCAGGCGAAATCCAGGAGTGTCGGAGCAGGTGGAGGT of Verrucomicrobiales bacterium contains these proteins:
- a CDS encoding protein kinase, whose amino-acid sequence is MLEHGGCVRCLLAEAGQIAPIGRRPLWEESDEIDHCLQIMDDFALIRPLGKGGMGEVFLARQLTTGRLVAIKRLAPQVDRARVDREAAALAALNHPNIVGIVQRGEHQGCAYLAMDYIEGDNLAERMASAPLPMTEIIRALRSVARALAYAHGKGVLHRDLKPQNILIDPNGDPHLTDFGVAHLDNQPTLTETNAIIGTPSYSAPEQLDPQLGPVSQRTDIYGLGATLYHLLTGNPPFRGETLQQICHQIITVDPISLQRLNPSIPLDLEVICLACLEKSPTRRYQSAGEVADELDRWLENRPILRRPAGARERLQRWSYRHPALAGLSAVTALLTLLGISGILWQWTIAHEANRKLEREISRARRELAEQHFRSGDTPEALRTLSRHLRDQPGDPSAASRLWGAVARRGWALPHSAVQIPDLIAAGLLHPNDVELVLLTAKTVTSPSFDLQIYQGHSGARTFGPSAVGGQNGSWGFSPNGDAFVTLFENRLQIWETKAWSSLSLTPPPAPTLLDFAWHPTQPLFFWGEGSNVLTAQLENLAVKEHHSLRRFSAPTNLTSLSLSLDGNILAIGDARGSVRTWDTRSMELSLQLNTGDSPVRAVAILLSPPRVLATFTRPASLPRPSRRNIEKITGMWEWPSGRPLAFFTNSSLGHASSATNYVILSAGSDVHLIETTRGDRLKAWTNAVSPGFNSDGHYLGLVEDHTRFTWINVETLGPCGDPIRHPWPLELPSFSLKSGKALIPTSRGDATVWNSPQTNTLPSRIGSNVVRFASHPQEPWILVAEGRLLRWIQPPDRERASASLNGSSLSLAIAPHGNWVAAGGSRGRFSLLHGDSLRLSWERTVDTNGIQTLAFSPDGTRLAGGTHSGMFYQWSALGTNPTLVSLDLSQGAPQTYGRHDVHAIRYHPRLSKIAVACGNGLVYLLESGTTNVIHRLPHDDVPVFDVRFSPDGQRFAIASFRGYAQVYETESGRPLGSRLAHDGAVMSVDFSPDGTRLLTASDDERARVWDLTTGHVLSVAKGHRKTVFKALFSPAGDQFLTTSADGSARIWETTSGLPLDEPLPHASPANSFIAWLSPRSIAVLAPGNPVLLYPLPEFQGPAPAWFMTVADSLSGLASRRSSAEELLKLKAELREITNPGPWEAWGQSLLAP